Within the Thermoflexus hugenholtzii JAD2 genome, the region CATCCCCGTAGCCCCCGCCGCCCCAAACCCGCAGCACGTTCATCCCCGCAGCGGCCGCGCTCCGAACCAGCCGATCCAGATCCTCCTCCGGCACGAAAGGGCTTCGGGCGTCGAGCGGGACGACGTTAGCGCCTTTGGCGAAGAGGGGGACGCCGTTGACGACGAAGACGAAGGATTCGCCCCACGCATCTTTCTCCTGCTGAAGCGCCAGCGTTCGCAGCCCCAGGATCTCCCGCCTCCGGTCCAGAAGGCGATCCCCGGATCGCAGCTCCGTCTCTACAACGTAGAGGGGCTGCTCCCCCAGCCCGTGGGGCCACCAGCGATGGGGGCGCAAGACGGGCAGCTCCACCGTGAAGGCCTCCTCCTCCACGGGAAGCTCCCATCGGGTGACGTTGCCTTCCGGATCCATCAGGGTGATCCGCATGGAGAGGGGAAGATCCCGCCAGCGTTCCACCTGTGCTTGAAGCGCCAGGATCACCCGCTCCCCGTGATGGTGCTGGCGGATATGCAGATCGGCGATGCGGGCGATCGAGAACCCCTCCAGGGCCACGGGGCGCCAGATCCCCATCGGGGGGAGCTCCGGCCCCCAATCCCAGCCGAAGTGGCTGGGCGCCTTGCGCAGGTGGGCGACCCCGGGGTGCCCGAGGCCAGGGAGGGGGCGGCGGCGGTGCTGCGCCCGGACGAAGGCGAGGGGCGAGCGCAGGCGGATGAGGAGGACGTTGACGCCGGGACGGAGCAGGGGCTTCACCGCCCAGCGATACGAGCGGAACATGTTGCGGGCCTCGCCCAGGCGCTCCCCGTTGAGGAAGACCTCCGCCAGGGTGTCCAGCCCTCCACACACCAGCTCCACCCGCTCCGCGGCGGCGAGGGCAAAGTCAGACTGAAAGGCGCAGCGGTATTCCCAATCCTTCTCCGCAACCCAGGCGGCGCGGCGCAGGCCATCTCCGAGGAAAGGGTCCGGGATCCGGCCGAGGGCGAGCAGATCCAGGTGGACGCTGCCGGGCACCCGCGCCGGCAGCCATTCCGTCCCGTCCGCGGATCGGAACCACCAGGGCCCGGAGAGGATCTGACGGTGCATCGCTTCCCGTTGTCTTCCGAATCACCGAGGATTAGGAGAGGGGGAAGGAGGATTCCAATCCCAAGCGCTCCCGGAAGATAGCGGAAGGGCCCCCGGATCTTCCGGCCCCTCCAGTTCCTGCAGGATGCGCTCCAGCATCCATCATACTTCTGAAGCCCGGGAGGGGTGAACGCGAAGGGTTTCCTCCCAGGCGGCGGTCAACGACCGGATGTCCGCGAAGACCAGGTCGGGCTGGATCGAGCTTTCGGCCAGCCTCTCCGGGGTGGTCGCTCCGGAGAGCACCAGAATGGTGAGGAGGCCGGCGCGCTTCCCGCCCAGGATGTCGGTGGGCAGCTGGTCGCCGATCACCGCGGTGGTCTCCGGGGCGGCTCCCATTCGCTCCATGGCGATCTGGAACATCAGGGGCTCCGGCTTCCCTACTACCACGGGGGTGACGCCTGTGGCCCGCTCCAGGAAGGCCAGGGTGGCCCCGTTGCCCGGATAAAGCCCATCCTCCCCCGGCCACACCGGGTCCGGGTTGGTCCCAATGAAGCGGGCGCCGTTCCAGATGGCCCGGGCGGCTCGAGCCAGCTTCTCATACGTGAGCCCCCAGTCCAGGCCGACCACCACGAAATCGGCGTGTTCTTCGTCGACCACCTGAAAGCCTGCCTCGGCCAGGGCGGCGCGGAGGGCCTGTTCGCCGATCACCAGCACCCGGGCGCCCGGGGAGGCGATCCGCCGGAGGTAGAGGGCAGTGGCGTCGCAGGAAGGGAGCACCTCCTCGGGGCGCACCGCCACGCCGAAGCGGGCCAGCTGCGCGACGTAATCGTCCCGGGAGCGGCTGGCGTTGTTCGTGGCCAGGATGAAGCGGATCTCGTGGCGGCGCAGGAAATCGAAGAAGTCCGTGAGGCCCTCCATCGGCCGTTTCCCGCGCCACAGCACGCCGTCCATGTCGATGATCAGATGACGGATGCGTTGCAGGCGCTCCATCTCGGAATCGCTCCGGGGCAGGGTGGATCGGGACGTTTAAGTCTACAGGTTACGGATCGTCTCTCGATAGGCTTCCGGGGTGTCGATGTCCATCACCCAGGAAGGATCGGGCACCGGGACCATGGCCGCGGCCTCCGGGAAGGCGCGCACGAGGGCTCGTCCCCCCTGTTCTCCCTGTAGGGTCATCAGGGCCGGGAACAGGGGGCGGGCGAACAGGGCCGGCGGACGAGGTTCTCCCTCCAGCATGCCGACCACCATTGGCCGTCCGGCGGCGCGATGGATCTCGATGAGCCGGTTCAGCCAGCGTGGGCGCACCAGCGGTTGATCCACCTGGAGGAGGATGAAAGCCTCGACGCTGGGGGGCAGCGCCTGCAGGCCGGCCCGGATCGAGCGGCTCATCCCTTCCTGCCAGTTCGGGTTATCGACGATCTGGACGGGCAGCCCTTGTAAGGCTTGGCGCACGGCCTCGGCCTGC harbors:
- a CDS encoding HAD-IIA family hydrolase translates to MERLQRIRHLIIDMDGVLWRGKRPMEGLTDFFDFLRRHEIRFILATNNASRSRDDYVAQLARFGVAVRPEEVLPSCDATALYLRRIASPGARVLVIGEQALRAALAEAGFQVVDEEHADFVVVGLDWGLTYEKLARAARAIWNGARFIGTNPDPVWPGEDGLYPGNGATLAFLERATGVTPVVVGKPEPLMFQIAMERMGAAPETTAVIGDQLPTDILGGKRAGLLTILVLSGATTPERLAESSIQPDLVFADIRSLTAAWEETLRVHPSRASEV